One segment of Etheostoma cragini isolate CJK2018 chromosome 23, CSU_Ecrag_1.0, whole genome shotgun sequence DNA contains the following:
- the yaf2 gene encoding YY1-associated factor 2 isoform X3, producing MGDKRSPTRKPRPVSQLVSQQQVTQQFVLPLQPKKEKKERVEREKSDREPALKKNSHKKMRPRLKNIDRSSAQHLEVTVGDLTVIITDFKEKAKPSSTSATASTTASTADHHSQNGSSSENTEKGLSRSSSPRGEGSSVNGESH from the exons GAAGCCTCGTCCCGTCTCCCAGCTCGTCTCGCAGCAGCAGGTAACGCAGCAGTTTGTGTTGCCCTTGCAGCCcaaaaaggagaagaaggagagagtAGAGAGGGAGAAGAGCGACAGAGAGCCAGCGCTCAAGAAGAACAGTCACAAGAAGATGAG ACCGAGGTTAAAAAACATTGACCGGAGCAGCGCCCAGCACTTGGAGGTGACGGTTGGGGACCTGACGGTCATCATAACGGACTTTAAGGAGAAGGCCAAGCCCTCGTCCACCTCGGCTACGGCGTCCACCACCGCGTCGACGGCCGACCACCACAGCCAGAACGGCTCCAGCTCAGAGAACACAGAGAAGGGGCTTTCCCGCTCCTCCTCTCCCAGAGGAGAGGGGAGCTCGGTCAATGGAGAGTCCCACTGA